CTCGCGGAGTTCCTGTTCGACGACGAGGCCGCGCTGATCTCGCTCGACATGAGCGAGTTCGGCGAGAAGCACACCGTCTCGCGTCTGTTCGGTGCCCCTCCCGGATTCGTCGGATTCGAAGAGGGTGGCCAGCTCACCGAGAAGGTGCGCCGCAAGCCGTTCAGCGTGGTGCTCTTCGACGAGATCGAGAAGGCCCACCCGGACATCTTCAACTCGCTGCTGCAGATCCTGGAAGAGGGTCGTCTCACCGACGGTCAGGGTCGGATCGTGGACTTCAAGAACACGGTCATCATCATGACCACCAACCTCGGTGCGCGCGACATCGCCGGCGGCCCGGTGGGCTTCCAGATCGAGGGCAACGACTCGACCAGCTACGACCGGATGAAGGGCAAGGTGAACGAAGAGCTCAAGCGGCACTTCAAGCCCGAGTTCCTCAACCGTGTCGACGACATCATCGTGTTCCCGCAGCTCTCCAAGAGCGAGCTGGTGCAGATCGTGGATCTGTTCACCAAGCGCCTCGGCGAGCGTCTGCTCGACCGCGACATGACGATCGAGCTGTCGCAGGCGGCGAAGGAGCGTCTCATCGAGATCGGCTTCGACCCGGCTCTCGGCGCCCGTCCGCTGCGTCGCGCGATGCAGCACGAGGTCGAGGACCGTCTGTCCGAGAAGATCCTGCACGGCGAGCTCAACTCCGGCGACCACGTCAAGGTGGATGCCGCGAACGGCGAGTTCCTGTTCGAGCACGGTCCGCGCGGAGAGAAGGTGGCGGTCGGCATCAACACCGGCGGCGCCGGGATCTCCGGCACCCCCGACCTGGCGGTCGCCAGCGGGGAGTGACCCGGCCGAATCGTGGAAGGGGCGGATGCTGCGGCATCCGCCCCTTCTCTGTGCCCGGGGCATCCCCCGCCCCGCCCCAGCGCACGACTTCGGAGGTCAGCGGCGAAACGCCGCGGGGAGGCGGTGGCGTGCGGCGCGGCGCCTCCCCGGATCCGAAGTTGTGCATGGACGGAGTCGTTCACAGAGTGCACAGTCTGCAGGTGTCTAGGCTGGACGGGTGAGCGAGTACATCGTCCGACCGGCGCGCAGCGCCGACATCGTCGGCATCCGGAACCTGCTGCAGCCGCTCGTGGAACAGCGCATCCTGCTCGGGAAGGACCTGGCGGTGCTCTACGGCGCCGTACAGGAGTTCGTCGTCGCCGAGGCGGACGGCGAGCTGATCGGATGCGGCGCGCTGCACGTGATCTGGGAGGACCTCGGCGAGGTGCGCACGCTCCTCGTACGCGAGGACTGGCTGCACCACGGCGTCGGCCGCGGGATCGTCGACCGCCTCGAGGAGACCGCCCGCGCGCTCGGCCTCTCGCGACTGTTCTGCCTCACCTTCGAGGTCTCGTTCTTCGGACGCCGCGGCTACACCCCGATCGGCGAGCAGGTCGTCGACCCCGACGTGTACTCGCAGCTGCTGCGCAGCGGTGACGCGGGTGTCGAGGAGTTCCTCGACCTCGCGCACGTGAAGCCGAACACGCTCGGCAACACGCGCATGCTCAAGGTGCTCTGACCGACGGAGTCGCCGGACCGGACGGTCCATCGAATCGTCCATGTTCTTCCCCGTTCACGCCATGGGGCTCCGTGCGGGCCGACGATAGCTTCGTCGCAGGACCACGCGTCCTGTCGTCGGCTGCAGTGTGTCGTCGGCACGCATCTGCACGGAGGTTCAACGGATGAACAACGATCGCGTCGACGTCGGATCGACCATGGGCGTCGACGCGGAGCGTCGGCAGAACGAGCGGATCGTCCTGCCCGAAGCTGCCGGGTCTCTGCGTGCCGCCCTCGATCGCGGCGATGCGATCGCCTGGAGCGAGCCGCTGAGCATCCTCACGTACGAGGCCGCGGAGCCGAGCATCCACCCGATGTACCTCGACCACCGGGTCTACCAGGGATCGAGCGGCACGGTGTATCCGATCCCGTTCACCGAGCAGATCGCCGATGAGGGCGTGGTCCGCGAATGGCAGGCCGTCCATCTCGAGAACGAATACGTGCGGCTCGTGGTCCTCCCCGAGCTCGGAGGGCGCATCCACATCGGATACGACAAGACCACCGGCTACGACTTCTTCTACCGCAACAACGTCATCAAGCCGGCGCTCGTCGGACTCGCAGGCCCGTGGATCAGCGGCGGGGTCGAGTTCAACTGGCCGCAGCATCACCGTCCGGGAACGTACCTTCCCGTCGAGACGACGATCGAGAACGACGACGACGGCTCGGTCACGGTGTGGTGCCACGACCACGACCCGTTCACCCGGATGTCGGCGCAGCACGGCATCCGGCTGCGCCCGGGCAGCTCGGTCGTCGAACTGGTGGTGCGGCTGCACAACCGCACCAGCGAGCGGCAGTCGTTCCTCTGGTGGGCGAACGTCGCCGCCCGCGTGCACGACGACTACCAATCCTTCTTCCCCGAAGACGTCCGCTATGTCGCGGACCACGCTCGTCGGGCGCTCACCGCGTTCCCGGAGGCGGATCGGCCCTACTACGGCGTCGACTACCCGGCGCTCGCGGCGGAGCACGAAGGCGCCGATCGCATCGACTTCTACCGGAACATCCCGGTGCCGACGTCGTACATGATCGTCGACTCCCAGCAGGACTTCTTCGGCGGCTACGACCACCTCGCCGGGGCAGGGTTCGTGCATTGGGCCGAGCGTCGGCTCGCGCCGGGCAAGAAGCAGTGGACGTGGGGCGATGCGCCGTTCGGCCACGCCTGGGACGACCAGCTCACCGACGGCGACGGTCCGTACGTCGAGCTGATGGCGGGGGTCTACACCGACAACCAGCCGGACTTCTCCTGGCTGCTGCCCGGCGAGACCAAGGTGTTCTCGCAGTACTGGTATCCGATCCCCGCGATCGGCGCGGCGCACCAGGCGACGACGGATGCCGCCGTGCACGTCGAGCGCGGGGAGCGGGTGTCGGCGAGCTTCGCGGTCACGAGCCGCCGCGACGGTGTGACGCTGCGGATCCTCGACGGGGGTGCCGTCGTCGCGAGCACCGCGGCCGACCTGGTCCCCGGGGTGCCGGTGACGCTCGAGTCGGATGTCGCACCGTCGGATGCGATCACCGCCGAGCTCCTCGATTCCGACGGCGGTCTTCTCGTGCGGTGGACGCCGACGGATGCCGCGGACGAAGAGCCGTGGGTCGCCGACGAGCCGCCGCTGCCGGACGAGATCGACAGCGTCGAGGAGCTCTACCTCACGGGCCTCCACCTGCAGCAGAACCGCCATCCCACCCGCTCCCCGATGCCGTACTGGCGGGCGGCGCTCGCGCGCGACGCCGGTGACGCGCGGACGAACCTCGCGCTCGCGGATCGCGCGTACCGTTCCGGGCGCTTCGACAGCGCGCTCACGCATGCGCAGACGGCGATCACCCGCCTGACGCGGCGCAACGCGAACCCGACCGATACCGAGGCGTACTACCTCGCGGGACTCGTCCTCGCCCGTCTCGGCCGTGAGGACGAGGCGCAGCAGATGTTCGGCAAGGCCGGGTGGGACGGGGCCTGGGCGGCGGCATCCGGTGTCGAGCTCGTCCGGTCGCTGCTGCGCACCGGTCAGCAGCGCGCCGCATTGCGGGTGCTCGACACGCTCGACGGCGTCGCCGGGCACGACACGCGCCGCGCCGCCCTCCGCGCGATCATTCTGCGGGCACGCGGCGACGAAGCGGGGAGCGCCGCCGTCGCACGGGCAGCGCTCGTCGCCGACCCGCTCGACGCGACGCTGCGCGTGCTCGCCGGTGAGGAGGTCGACGCGGAAGCCGGACTGCTGCTCGATGTCGCTCTCGATCTGAAGCTCGCCGGCGCCGCCGATGACGCCGTGCGCCTCCTCGACGCCGCGATCGCCGCGCCCATCCGTCGCTCCGGCAACGTGAGACCGCTCGCGCACTACCTCGCCGCCGAGATCCGGGAGAGTCGCGGCGACCGGCAGGCCGCAGCGTACGAGCGATCGCTCGCGCGAGCGGCCGAGCAGCGCTGGGCGTTCCCCTCGGGCCTCGATGCGCTGCAGGCCCTCGAGCTCGCGATCGACGCCGGACCCGACGACGCGACCGCCCTCTCGCTGCTCGGGATGCTGCTCTATGCCGTCGGGCGGCGCCGTGAGGCGGCGGCGGCCTGGAATCGCGCGATCGAGAGCGGCCACCGCGATCCGGTGCTGTTCCGCAACGCGGCCCTCGCCGCCTACAACGTCGAGCGCGACGAGGAGAAGGCCTGGCGGCTGTACGCGCAGGCCGTCGAGAGCGCTTCGACGGATGCGCGCATCCGCTACGAGCAGGATCAGCTCGCGGCCCGACTCGGGCACACGACCGCTCAGCGCCTCGCCGCTCTGCGGCCGGTCGAGGACCTGGTGCTCACCCGCGACGACTTCGCGATCGAGTACGCGCGTCTGCTCGTCGCCGAGGGGGCGGCCGCCGAGGCGCACAGCATCCTCCTCACCCGCCCGTTCCACCCGTGGGAGGGAGGGGAGGGGCAGGCGATCGCCACGTGGGATCTCACGCTCGAGGCACTCGGCCTGCCGCTGACCGACCCGCCCGCCACGCTCGGCGAGGCCCGCGCGGCGTATGTCGCGCCGGCGGCCGTGCGGGACGACGGGGTGACCGACTACTTCGCCACCAGCCATCCGGAACTGCTGCTGTTCAACCAGGAGGGCGAGGACGACGGACTGTGACGGTGCCGCTGTCGGGGAACGCGTTCGTGCTGCGCTCGGGACCGTACGAGGCGCGGATCGCGAGCGTCGGTGCCACCGTGCGATCGCTCCGGTGCGACGGCGTCGACCTCATCGTGCCGTTCGGAGCGGACGAGATCAGACCGTCGATGCGCGGCGCGCTGCTCGCACCGTGGCCGAACCGCATCGCCGACGGCGCGTACGAGTTCGACGGGGTCGTCCACCGGCTCGTGCAGAACGAGCCGGAGACCCGCACTGCGGCCCACGGACTGATCGCGTGGACCGATTTCACGGCGACGACGGTGGCCTCGGATCACCTGGTGCTCACCGGCATGATCGCCGCGCAGCCCGGGTATCCGTGGCGGGTGCGCATCGATGCGGAGTTCCGCCTCGGCCCGGACGGGCTCACGCAGGAGGTGACGGCATCGAACGAGAGCGCGACCGCCGCCCCGGTCGGCCTGGGCGGGCATCCGTACCTCGTGGTCGGGAGCCCGCGGGAGCGCGGCATCGATGATCTGACCCTCCAGCTCGACGCCCGAGAGATCCTGCTCGTCTCTCCGGACCGGATGCTGCCAGACCGCAGCGTGCCCGTGTCCGACCCGCTCGCCGGGGAGCGCGACTTCCGGGAGCCGCGGCGCATCGGGTCGACCGCGCTCAACCACGCCTTCACCGATCTCGCGCGCCGGAACGGACGGGCGCGCGCCCGGCTCCTGGATGACGCGGGCGCAGGGGTCGAGGTCGAGTGGGACGACCGCTGCCCGTGGGCGCAGATCTACACGACCGATCACGGCGACGGCGAGGAGTTCCGCAGCGGCGTCGCGATCGAGCCGATGACCTGCCCGCCGGACGCGTTCAACTCCCGGCGCGACCTCCTGATCGTCGAGGCCGGGGAGTCGGTCGGTGCGGGCTGGATGATCCGACGAGTCCGCTGATCCGTCAGCCTTTGTGCTGCGCCCGATAGGCCGTCGGGTTGAGGCCGTGCAATCGCCGGAAGTGCCGGGAGAAGTACAGCGGATCCGCGTAGCCGACAGCTGTGGCGATCTCCCGGACCGAGAGCGAGGTCGTGTCGAGCAGATTCCTCGCGTGCGTCATCCGCAGCGAGGTGTGGAAAGCGGCGGGCCCGCTGCCGGTGGCCTGGCGGAACAGCGCGCTCAGGTGCGAC
This genomic interval from Microbacterium sp. LWH11-1.2 contains the following:
- a CDS encoding amino-acid N-acetyltransferase, which translates into the protein MSEYIVRPARSADIVGIRNLLQPLVEQRILLGKDLAVLYGAVQEFVVAEADGELIGCGALHVIWEDLGEVRTLLVREDWLHHGVGRGIVDRLEETARALGLSRLFCLTFEVSFFGRRGYTPIGEQVVDPDVYSQLLRSGDAGVEEFLDLAHVKPNTLGNTRMLKVL
- a CDS encoding DUF5107 domain-containing protein, coding for MNNDRVDVGSTMGVDAERRQNERIVLPEAAGSLRAALDRGDAIAWSEPLSILTYEAAEPSIHPMYLDHRVYQGSSGTVYPIPFTEQIADEGVVREWQAVHLENEYVRLVVLPELGGRIHIGYDKTTGYDFFYRNNVIKPALVGLAGPWISGGVEFNWPQHHRPGTYLPVETTIENDDDGSVTVWCHDHDPFTRMSAQHGIRLRPGSSVVELVVRLHNRTSERQSFLWWANVAARVHDDYQSFFPEDVRYVADHARRALTAFPEADRPYYGVDYPALAAEHEGADRIDFYRNIPVPTSYMIVDSQQDFFGGYDHLAGAGFVHWAERRLAPGKKQWTWGDAPFGHAWDDQLTDGDGPYVELMAGVYTDNQPDFSWLLPGETKVFSQYWYPIPAIGAAHQATTDAAVHVERGERVSASFAVTSRRDGVTLRILDGGAVVASTAADLVPGVPVTLESDVAPSDAITAELLDSDGGLLVRWTPTDAADEEPWVADEPPLPDEIDSVEELYLTGLHLQQNRHPTRSPMPYWRAALARDAGDARTNLALADRAYRSGRFDSALTHAQTAITRLTRRNANPTDTEAYYLAGLVLARLGREDEAQQMFGKAGWDGAWAAASGVELVRSLLRTGQQRAALRVLDTLDGVAGHDTRRAALRAIILRARGDEAGSAAVARAALVADPLDATLRVLAGEEVDAEAGLLLDVALDLKLAGAADDAVRLLDAAIAAPIRRSGNVRPLAHYLAAEIRESRGDRQAAAYERSLARAAEQRWAFPSGLDALQALELAIDAGPDDATALSLLGMLLYAVGRRREAAAAWNRAIESGHRDPVLFRNAALAAYNVERDEEKAWRLYAQAVESASTDARIRYEQDQLAARLGHTTAQRLAALRPVEDLVLTRDDFAIEYARLLVAEGAAAEAHSILLTRPFHPWEGGEGQAIATWDLTLEALGLPLTDPPATLGEARAAYVAPAAVRDDGVTDYFATSHPELLLFNQEGEDDGL
- a CDS encoding aldose 1-epimerase family protein, yielding MTVPLSGNAFVLRSGPYEARIASVGATVRSLRCDGVDLIVPFGADEIRPSMRGALLAPWPNRIADGAYEFDGVVHRLVQNEPETRTAAHGLIAWTDFTATTVASDHLVLTGMIAAQPGYPWRVRIDAEFRLGPDGLTQEVTASNESATAAPVGLGGHPYLVVGSPRERGIDDLTLQLDAREILLVSPDRMLPDRSVPVSDPLAGERDFREPRRIGSTALNHAFTDLARRNGRARARLLDDAGAGVEVEWDDRCPWAQIYTTDHGDGEEFRSGVAIEPMTCPPDAFNSRRDLLIVEAGESVGAGWMIRRVR